Proteins from a genomic interval of Caldicellulosiruptor diazotrophicus:
- a CDS encoding YifB family Mg chelatase-like AAA ATPase: MLAKVLTSSYLGIKGYIVTVETDMSNGLPSFDIVGLPDVTIKEAKERIRVAIKNSGFEFPNRKIIVNLAPASTRKEGSSFDLPVAISVLKSSEQINPKISPYEIAIIGELSLDGSVKRVDGALLMTIAALENGIKKIIVPYENRAECSVVKGIDVFPVKTLKETVEILDNPQSATPYKIEIDEMNLLDTFTYDVDFSEVKGQEYVKRAVEVAVAGMHNLLLIGPPGSGKTMIAQRIPTILPPMTFEESLEVTKIYSCAGLLKDGQALITARPFRSPHHTSSSIAIIGGGRVPKPGEVSLAHNGVLFLDEFPEFDKKTIEVLRQPLEDGYVTISRVNASIEYPARFMLVCSMNPCKCGYFLSDERECTCTPAQIKQYLGKISGPILDRIDVQVEVKSVKLENFNSSICKDSAAMRKEVEKARQIQLERFKGLGIFYNSQMKGSLVNKFCKLSKKEKQLLEKAFNTLGLSLRGYTKILKVARTIADLEESEEIKAEHLQEAISYRLLERRLI, translated from the coding sequence ATGCTTGCAAAAGTTTTGACATCTTCTTACCTTGGCATAAAAGGCTATATTGTTACAGTTGAAACAGACATGTCAAATGGCCTGCCGAGTTTTGATATAGTTGGCCTTCCTGATGTGACTATAAAAGAGGCAAAAGAAAGAATAAGGGTGGCAATAAAGAACAGTGGTTTTGAATTTCCAAACAGAAAAATAATTGTTAATCTCGCACCTGCAAGCACCAGGAAGGAAGGCTCATCTTTTGACTTGCCTGTGGCTATTTCTGTGCTAAAGTCGTCTGAGCAGATAAACCCTAAAATTAGCCCGTATGAGATTGCAATAATTGGAGAGCTCTCGCTTGATGGAAGTGTCAAAAGGGTGGATGGGGCTTTACTTATGACAATCGCAGCTTTGGAAAATGGTATCAAAAAGATTATTGTTCCTTATGAAAACAGGGCAGAGTGTAGCGTTGTGAAAGGAATTGATGTTTTTCCTGTAAAAACTTTAAAAGAAACTGTTGAAATCTTGGATAATCCTCAGAGTGCCACACCTTATAAGATTGAAATAGATGAGATGAATCTTCTTGATACCTTTACATATGATGTTGACTTTTCAGAGGTCAAAGGTCAAGAGTATGTCAAAAGAGCAGTTGAGGTAGCAGTGGCAGGAATGCACAACCTTCTTTTAATTGGACCGCCGGGAAGCGGCAAAACCATGATTGCTCAGCGCATACCTACAATTTTACCTCCAATGACCTTTGAAGAGAGCTTAGAAGTGACAAAAATTTATAGCTGCGCAGGACTTTTGAAAGATGGTCAGGCGCTTATCACTGCAAGGCCTTTTAGAAGTCCTCATCACACCTCTTCATCAATTGCTATAATTGGTGGCGGTAGAGTTCCAAAACCAGGTGAGGTTTCACTTGCCCACAATGGCGTTTTGTTTTTGGATGAATTTCCCGAATTTGATAAAAAGACAATTGAGGTTCTTCGCCAGCCTCTTGAAGATGGATATGTGACAATTTCAAGAGTAAATGCATCAATTGAATATCCTGCAAGGTTTATGCTTGTATGTAGCATGAACCCTTGCAAGTGTGGTTATTTTTTGTCAGATGAAAGGGAGTGCACATGCACACCTGCTCAAATTAAGCAGTATCTTGGAAAGATTTCTGGACCTATTTTGGACAGAATTGATGTTCAGGTTGAAGTAAAGTCTGTAAAGCTTGAAAACTTCAATTCCTCAATTTGCAAAGATTCAGCAGCTATGAGAAAAGAGGTAGAAAAAGCAAGACAAATTCAGCTTGAAAGGTTCAAAGGGCTTGGCATATTTTATAATTCTCAAATGAAAGGATCTCTTGTAAACAAATTTTGCAAACTTTCAAAGAAAGAAAAGCAGCTTCTTGAAAAGGCATTTAATACCTTGGGACTGTCGCTTAGAGGATATACCAAAATTTTAAAAGTTGCAAGAACAATTGCTGATTTGGAAGAAAGCGAAGAGATAAAAGCAGAGCACCTGCAAGAGGCAATCTCTTACAGGCTTTTAGAAAGAAGACTTATTTAG
- a CDS encoding metal ABC transporter permease produces MLQYEFMQRAFLAGVLVSIMTSLAGNFLVLKRFSQMGDSLSHTAIVGVAASLLFNFSPTIGAIVSTVAFALAIEYFKSRFKRFEEISLALVSITALGLASVLFGILKSSNNLMSFLFGSIVAIGNEDVWIIFAVCLVTVTFIVMFRKRLILATFDEVSAKVSGINTKLLDFFLNIISATIIAVSLKIVGGLLISSLIVFPTAIAMRFSKNFRMLQVVSLLVSLIAIIAGLTSSYYIDIPPGGATVLIFLVIFFIAEIINITRKRYFKKTSK; encoded by the coding sequence ATGCTTCAATATGAATTTATGCAAAGGGCTTTTTTAGCAGGTGTGCTGGTTAGCATTATGACCTCGCTTGCTGGAAACTTTCTTGTTTTAAAGAGATTTTCACAGATGGGCGACTCTCTTTCACACACAGCAATTGTTGGTGTTGCAGCCTCCCTTCTTTTTAATTTTAGCCCGACCATTGGGGCAATTGTCTCAACCGTTGCATTTGCTTTGGCTATTGAATATTTCAAATCAAGATTTAAAAGGTTTGAAGAAATATCTCTTGCCCTTGTTTCAATCACGGCCCTGGGCCTTGCATCAGTTCTGTTTGGAATTTTAAAAAGCAGTAACAACTTGATGAGCTTCCTTTTTGGAAGCATAGTCGCAATTGGGAATGAAGATGTATGGATTATCTTTGCAGTATGCCTTGTAACAGTCACTTTTATAGTTATGTTTAGAAAAAGACTTATTCTTGCTACATTTGATGAAGTTAGCGCAAAGGTCTCGGGAATAAATACAAAACTACTTGATTTTTTTCTGAATATAATTTCAGCAACAATAATTGCTGTTTCACTTAAGATTGTGGGCGGTCTTTTAATCTCAAGCCTGATTGTTTTCCCAACAGCAATTGCGATGAGATTTTCAAAAAATTTTAGAATGCTTCAAGTAGTTTCACTTTTAGTATCTTTAATTGCAATAATAGCAGGACTTACTTCCTCTTACTATATCGATATCCCACCTGGCGGTGCCACAGTCTTGATATTTTTAGTTATATTTTTTATAGCTGAAATCATCAATATTACAAGAAAAAGATATTTTAAAAAAACTTCTAAATAA
- a CDS encoding metal ABC transporter ATP-binding protein, with the protein MIELIDVNFYIDQKRILKDINLKIQKGEFVAIVGPNGSGKSTLLNIISGIYSPTTGKRLIFGKQHLTPQDRQKISFVPQKVTNFNQSFPLSVFETVLLGLVPKKGLLQRFSKQDLEKAESILEKLQIKQLKNRLIGQLSGGQQQRVFLARALISDPQILLLDEPTVGIDSLSEQLLFEILGEKKKEGTTILMVTHDVYAVTQHADTIICMGDGMIYTACSAKEFSPSKFESVYKYKIKKIEHRHSYTKKEQNNRM; encoded by the coding sequence ATGATTGAACTTATAGATGTAAACTTTTATATTGACCAGAAAAGAATCCTAAAAGACATAAACCTCAAAATTCAAAAAGGTGAGTTTGTTGCCATAGTCGGACCAAACGGTTCTGGTAAGAGCACACTTTTGAATATAATCTCTGGAATTTACTCTCCAACAACCGGAAAAAGACTAATATTTGGCAAGCAGCATCTTACCCCACAGGATAGGCAGAAAATATCCTTTGTTCCTCAAAAGGTCACAAATTTTAACCAGAGCTTCCCTTTGAGCGTTTTTGAAACTGTACTTTTAGGACTTGTGCCAAAAAAGGGATTGCTTCAGAGATTTTCAAAACAGGACTTAGAAAAAGCCGAAAGCATTTTAGAAAAGCTTCAAATAAAGCAGCTCAAAAACAGGCTCATTGGTCAACTTTCTGGCGGACAGCAGCAAAGAGTATTTTTAGCCCGCGCGCTCATATCAGATCCCCAAATACTTCTTTTAGATGAGCCAACTGTGGGAATAGACAGTCTCTCTGAGCAGCTTCTTTTTGAAATTCTTGGGGAGAAAAAGAAAGAAGGAACAACAATATTAATGGTAACACACGATGTGTATGCTGTAACCCAGCATGCTGATACCATAATCTGTATGGGGGATGGTATGATTTATACCGCTTGCAGCGCAAAAGAGTTTTCCCCCTCAAAGTTTGAAAGTGTGTACAAATACAAGATCAAGAAAATTGAGCACAGACACTCTTATACCAAAAAAGAACAAAATAACAGGATGTGA
- a CDS encoding metal ABC transporter substrate-binding protein: MKRIKLLTFLLLISFMVFLSGCKNEVLTTNKGTVYTTIYPLYSITKLIAGQKITVEKLVKDGAEIHSFEPSSRDIAKLTSAKAVIYLGLVDEWVKKPLERTKVKIFRASEGIKFLDSDPHIWTSPRLLKTITRNIENALISLDPKNKSYYQQNSSKLISNLDKLDKEFSSVVKNSNRKEFLIAHPSFGYLARDYSLKQYSITGVNEEEEPSAQKMKEIVQLIKEKNIKYILVDPNENLPAVKTIAKDTGIKIVNIYGMGIVNSSQAKNETILSLMEKNLKAFEMVLK, translated from the coding sequence ATGAAGAGGATAAAGCTGTTAACTTTTCTCCTTCTTATTAGCTTCATGGTTTTCTTAAGTGGATGCAAAAATGAAGTTTTAACTACAAACAAAGGCACAGTCTACACTACAATCTATCCTTTGTATTCTATTACAAAACTTATAGCAGGGCAGAAGATAACAGTTGAAAAGCTTGTTAAAGACGGTGCAGAAATTCACTCATTTGAACCATCTTCCCGTGATATTGCCAAGCTCACATCAGCAAAAGCAGTGATATATCTTGGGCTTGTTGATGAGTGGGTTAAAAAACCTCTTGAGAGAACAAAGGTCAAAATCTTTAGAGCATCTGAAGGTATAAAGTTTTTAGATAGTGACCCTCATATATGGACATCACCAAGGCTTTTGAAGACAATAACAAGAAATATTGAAAATGCCTTGATAAGCTTAGATCCAAAAAACAAAAGTTATTACCAACAAAATTCTTCAAAGTTGATTTCAAATCTTGATAAACTTGATAAGGAATTTTCTTCTGTTGTGAAAAACTCAAATAGAAAAGAATTTCTAATTGCTCATCCCTCTTTTGGATATTTAGCAAGAGATTACAGCCTCAAGCAGTATTCAATTACCGGTGTGAACGAGGAAGAAGAACCTTCGGCTCAAAAAATGAAAGAGATTGTTCAGCTTATAAAGGAAAAAAACATAAAGTATATTTTAGTTGACCCAAATGAAAATTTGCCTGCTGTAAAGACTATCGCTAAAGACACTGGTATCAAAATTGTAAATATCTATGGAATGGGAATTGTAAATTCATCTCAAGCAAAAAATGAAACTATTCTCAGTCTTATGGAAAAGAACTTAAAAGCATTTGAGATGGTTTTAAAATAA
- a CDS encoding Fur family transcriptional regulator, producing MINQEIKSILNLHNIKATWQRIEIYKVLNSSNQCLSADEILNMLKNKNLKIDLATVYRNLELFVQNGIAVKSIINRKHFFEIKKNEHHHYFVCIKCNAKAEIVDCKINLIEEELNQKNFKILDHNLEVYGICNKCCGRENE from the coding sequence ATGATAAACCAGGAAATTAAGTCTATTTTAAATTTACACAATATCAAAGCTACCTGGCAAAGGATTGAAATATACAAGGTTTTAAATAGTTCAAATCAATGTTTATCAGCTGATGAAATACTCAATATGCTAAAAAACAAAAACCTGAAAATTGACCTTGCAACTGTATATAGAAACCTCGAACTTTTTGTTCAAAATGGAATTGCAGTGAAATCCATTATAAATAGAAAACATTTTTTTGAAATAAAGAAAAATGAGCATCATCACTATTTTGTATGTATAAAATGCAATGCAAAAGCCGAAATTGTAGACTGTAAGATAAATCTAATTGAAGAGGAACTAAACCAAAAGAACTTTAAAATTCTAGACCACAATTTAGAAGTGTATGGTATATGCAATAAATGTTGTGGGAGGGAAAATGAATGA
- a CDS encoding VanZ family protein — protein MSSKIDILSTMNIKPFANITLNRRFYYNILLTVPFGFLLPLLRNKSIKKVLLKGMAFSISIELLQLLISFLIKFLYRTCDINDIILNTFGVFMGFVLWKLFTVILKAITKKLNLKNDKFINYILGQNNIKVAG, from the coding sequence ATATCTTCAAAGATAGATATTCTTTCAACAATGAATATAAAACCATTTGCTAATATTACTTTAAATAGACGATTTTATTATAACATTTTGCTTACAGTTCCTTTTGGTTTTTTATTGCCACTATTAAGAAATAAGTCAATAAAAAAGGTATTATTGAAAGGTATGGCTTTTTCAATAAGTATTGAATTACTTCAACTACTTATTTCTTTTTTGATAAAATTCCTGTACAGAACATGTGATATAAATGATATTATTTTAAATACCTTTGGTGTTTTTATGGGCTTTGTTTTATGGAAACTATTTACCGTTATTTTAAAAGCAATTACAAAAAAATTGAATTTGAAAAATGACAAGTTTATTAACTATATTTTGGGGCAAAATAATATTAAAGTAGCTGGCTAA
- a CDS encoding ArsR/SmtB family transcription factor, translating into MTRLNEILYALSDTTRLRILNILAHREQNVSSLVQLIQESQPKVSRHLAYLKNVGLIEARNQAQKRIYSIKADVFEKYPFLKALICDLSKVEIFANDLKLLYSTT; encoded by the coding sequence ATGACAAGGCTGAATGAAATTTTGTACGCTCTTTCAGACACAACAAGGCTTAGAATTTTAAATATATTGGCCCACCGCGAACAAAATGTAAGCAGTCTTGTTCAGTTGATTCAAGAAAGTCAGCCAAAAGTGTCACGCCACCTTGCTTATCTTAAAAATGTCGGGCTTATAGAGGCAAGAAACCAGGCACAAAAAAGAATTTATTCAATTAAAGCAGATGTGTTTGAAAAATACCCATTTTTAAAAGCTCTTATTTGTGACCTTTCCAAGGTTGAAATATTTGCAAATGATTTAAAGCTACTTTACTCTACAACTTAG
- a CDS encoding radical SAM protein — translation MELPKKIIGEAVLKQVIRYLSNNPEENIGKILDLTEKIVRRDRDKWYIQNAKKYLLDPNSSWHHYAMRIIKETNPKVRERILINFFLNAGFIGVPKQLELIKKYDINIPYAILIDPTAACNLHCKGCWAGEYHKAAKLDYEILDRVVKEAQDLGIYFIIFSGGEPLLRKDDILKLCEKYEDTVFLSFTNTTLIDDDFINKVAKVGNLAFAISIDGFEKSTDERRGPGVFKKVVTAMEKLKEAGIVFGFSTTYHRYNVEEVSSDEYIDFLIEKGAKFGWYFTYVPVGKDADISYMATPEQRAYMYRRIEEIRWSKPIFVLDFWNDGEPAGGCIAGGRRYLHINANGDVEPCAFIHFSNVNIKECSLLDALKSPLFMAYRRNIPFNENHLRPCPMIDNPLKLKKIVEEAGARPTQIGGETETAEELANKLIEYSEAWGRVADKLWEQRKQGIPQNKVDLSVIEEVKR, via the coding sequence ATGGAACTTCCGAAGAAAATAATAGGTGAAGCAGTGCTAAAGCAGGTAATTAGATATCTTTCAAACAATCCTGAAGAGAACATAGGCAAGATTTTGGACCTTACAGAAAAGATAGTAAGGCGTGATAGAGACAAATGGTATATACAGAATGCGAAAAAGTATTTGCTTGACCCCAATAGTTCTTGGCATCACTATGCAATGAGAATTATTAAAGAGACAAATCCAAAGGTAAGAGAGAGAATTCTTATCAATTTCTTCTTAAATGCAGGCTTTATTGGTGTACCAAAGCAATTAGAGCTCATTAAGAAATACGATATAAACATTCCATACGCTATTTTGATTGACCCGACAGCTGCTTGTAACCTGCACTGCAAAGGTTGCTGGGCAGGAGAGTATCATAAGGCTGCAAAACTTGACTATGAAATACTTGACAGAGTTGTAAAAGAAGCTCAGGATCTTGGGATTTACTTTATAATCTTCTCAGGTGGAGAGCCACTTCTGAGGAAAGATGATATTCTTAAGCTTTGTGAAAAGTACGAAGACACAGTATTCCTGTCATTTACAAATACTACTTTGATTGATGATGATTTCATCAATAAGGTTGCAAAAGTAGGCAACTTGGCATTTGCAATTAGCATAGATGGTTTTGAAAAGTCAACAGATGAAAGACGTGGGCCAGGTGTATTTAAAAAGGTTGTCACAGCAATGGAAAAACTAAAAGAAGCAGGTATTGTGTTTGGATTTTCAACAACATATCACAGGTATAACGTTGAAGAGGTATCTTCTGATGAATATATAGACTTTTTGATAGAAAAAGGTGCTAAGTTTGGATGGTACTTCACATATGTTCCTGTTGGTAAGGATGCGGATATATCATACATGGCAACGCCAGAGCAAAGAGCGTATATGTATAGAAGAATAGAAGAAATAAGATGGTCAAAACCAATATTTGTGCTTGATTTCTGGAACGATGGAGAGCCTGCTGGTGGGTGCATTGCAGGCGGAAGAAGATATCTCCATATCAACGCAAACGGTGATGTTGAACCTTGCGCATTTATCCATTTTTCAAACGTCAATATAAAAGAATGTTCGCTTTTGGATGCTTTAAAATCTCCACTGTTTATGGCATACAGGAGGAATATTCCATTTAATGAAAACCATCTGCGACCATGTCCTATGATAGACAATCCGCTCAAGCTCAAGAAGATTGTTGAAGAAGCAGGTGCACGTCCAACTCAGATTGGCGGTGAGACAGAAACGGCTGAAGAACTTGCAAACAAACTTATTGAATATTCGGAGGCTTGGGGCAGGGTTGCAGATAAGCTCTGGGAGCAGAGAAAACAAGGTATTCCTCAAAATAAGGTTGATTTGTCTGTAATTGAAGAGGTCAAAAGATAA
- a CDS encoding glycerol-3-phosphate acyltransferase, with the protein MITKKFFNKDITHFYDNNPGATNAFRVAGIKNTIKKASYPFLRK; encoded by the coding sequence ATTATCACAAAGAAATTTTTTAATAAAGACATTACCCATTTTTATGATAACAATCCAGGTGCCACAAATGCATTCAGAGTAGCAGGAATAAAAAATACGATAAAAAAAGCAAGCTATCCCTTTTTAAGGAAATAG
- a CDS encoding RtcB family protein, whose protein sequence is MKKIRDGVYTNDYAIFFMTEEILKDLDEGVLQQAKNASQIPNVEFLGYTPDAHIGKGTSIGTIIVWDMSKAWISPTIVGVDIGCGMRLILTDKFADDIDKALLKKIMNEVEDLIPTGVGKKNKKIVLSKAKYEEYLQNTEIDKDISDKMVLIHEFDLDTIPDEAYEIGKEQFATLGGGNHFIEFQKLHVLDKETAQKWGLFDGQFVVMIHSGSRRFGSVVGDYYQRKFKDVMKSKGITTPDPQLTFLPIDNKVAKDYIKAMQSAAIYAKINRHYMSNFIISVLEKHSIDAWVLYDVAHNIAYMERFANREKLVIRKGATRALPPNHYLIPNPKFADTGHPVILPGSMGSSSYLMKGIQDNIISYHTVNHGAGRVLSRTKAKKTVSIEEFSKALKQGQSGEILINTKNLKDFLDESPQSYKDIELVINSVITSRLATPVAKMEPLGVIKGKD, encoded by the coding sequence ATGAAAAAGATAAGAGATGGTGTTTATACAAACGACTATGCGATATTCTTCATGACAGAAGAGATTTTAAAGGACCTTGACGAAGGGGTGCTTCAGCAGGCAAAAAACGCCTCCCAAATTCCAAATGTAGAGTTTTTGGGTTACACACCAGATGCACACATAGGCAAAGGAACTTCGATTGGGACAATAATTGTCTGGGACATGTCAAAGGCGTGGATTTCACCAACAATTGTTGGTGTTGACATAGGCTGTGGTATGAGATTGATACTGACAGACAAGTTTGCAGATGATATAGATAAAGCACTTTTGAAGAAAATAATGAATGAGGTAGAAGATTTAATTCCAACAGGTGTTGGAAAGAAAAATAAGAAGATTGTACTTTCCAAGGCAAAGTATGAAGAGTATCTGCAAAATACAGAGATTGATAAGGATATTTCAGACAAGATGGTTCTCATTCATGAGTTTGACCTTGACACAATACCGGATGAGGCTTATGAGATTGGCAAAGAGCAGTTTGCAACATTGGGTGGAGGAAATCACTTTATTGAGTTTCAAAAACTTCATGTGCTGGACAAAGAAACAGCTCAAAAGTGGGGACTTTTTGATGGGCAGTTTGTTGTGATGATACATTCTGGTTCGCGAAGGTTTGGATCGGTTGTTGGTGATTATTATCAGAGGAAATTCAAAGATGTCATGAAATCCAAAGGTATCACAACACCCGACCCGCAGCTTACCTTTTTGCCAATTGACAACAAGGTTGCAAAAGATTATATTAAAGCTATGCAGTCAGCAGCTATATATGCAAAGATAAATAGACACTATATGAGCAATTTCATAATATCAGTCTTAGAAAAACACTCAATTGACGCTTGGGTTTTGTATGACGTTGCTCATAACATTGCGTACATGGAAAGATTTGCAAACAGAGAAAAGCTTGTTATAAGAAAAGGAGCGACAAGAGCACTCCCGCCAAACCATTATTTGATTCCAAATCCTAAATTTGCTGATACAGGACATCCTGTGATTTTACCTGGCAGCATGGGTTCAAGTTCATACCTGATGAAAGGAATACAGGACAACATAATCAGCTATCACACGGTAAACCATGGAGCAGGCAGGGTTTTATCGCGCACAAAGGCAAAAAAGACAGTCTCCATCGAAGAATTTTCAAAAGCATTAAAACAGGGGCAGAGCGGAGAGATTCTTATAAACACCAAAAACCTCAAAGACTTTTTGGACGAAAGTCCTCAGAGTTACAAAGACATTGAACTTGTGATAAATTCAGTAATTACATCGCGGCTTGCTACTCCTGTTGCTAAAATGGAGCCGCTTGGAGTTATAAAGGGGAAGGATTAA